A genomic region of Methylobacterium durans contains the following coding sequences:
- a CDS encoding superoxide dismutase family protein, translating into MKRHLPLLAALAGATLTAPALAQTAETPAKPAAPQTFQSEIKNNKGESIGTISLRDGSNSLVMRLAIKAGGLPPGWHGIHFHAVGDCSDTEKFEKSKAHVNHDQSKHGLLNPDGPDEGDLPNVYANADGSVNAEVSSETPLTGEGGLKDGDGSALVIHANEDDHSTQPIGGAGPRIACSVIK; encoded by the coding sequence ATGAAACGCCACCTGCCCTTGCTCGCTGCCCTCGCGGGCGCGACCCTGACCGCCCCCGCTCTCGCCCAGACGGCCGAGACGCCGGCCAAGCCCGCAGCACCGCAGACCTTCCAGAGCGAGATCAAGAACAACAAGGGCGAGTCGATCGGGACCATCTCGCTCCGCGACGGGTCGAACTCCCTCGTGATGCGCCTCGCCATCAAGGCCGGCGGCCTGCCGCCCGGCTGGCACGGCATCCACTTCCACGCGGTGGGCGATTGCTCGGACACCGAGAAGTTCGAGAAGTCGAAGGCCCACGTGAACCACGACCAGAGCAAGCACGGCCTGCTCAACCCGGACGGGCCGGACGAGGGCGACCTGCCGAACGTCTACGCCAACGCCGACGGCTCGGTGAACGCCGAGGTGTCGAGCGAGACCCCGCTGACCGGCGAGGGCGGCCTCAAGGACGGCGACGGCTCGGCCCTCGTCATCCACGCGAACGAGGACGACCATTCGACCCAGCCGATCGGCGGCGCGGGCCCGCGCATCGCCTGCTCGGTCATCAAGTAG
- a CDS encoding TlyA family RNA methyltransferase, translating into MTRERQRADRFLVERGHFESRARAQAAIEAGLVRADGRIVARASDRIAPEARIEARAAHPFVSRGGLKLAAALDAFGLDPEGRVCLDVGASTGGFTDLLLQRGAAHVYAVDVGRDQLHASLRQDPRVTSLEGTDARALDRAAIPLAPALMAIDVSFISLRLVLPALVPLLSAGAGLAALVKPQFEAGRERIGRGGLVRDAAVHAAVCAEIRACLEGLGVAILGLVPSPVAGGDGNREFLIGGRTGDRR; encoded by the coding sequence ATGACGCGGGAGCGGCAGAGGGCCGATCGGTTTCTGGTGGAGCGTGGCCATTTCGAGAGCCGCGCCCGGGCGCAGGCTGCCATCGAGGCCGGCCTCGTCCGCGCGGACGGACGCATCGTCGCCCGAGCCTCCGACCGGATCGCCCCCGAGGCGCGCATCGAGGCACGGGCGGCGCATCCCTTCGTGTCCCGCGGCGGGTTGAAGCTGGCGGCCGCCCTCGATGCGTTCGGCCTCGATCCGGAGGGCCGCGTCTGCCTCGATGTCGGGGCCTCGACCGGCGGCTTCACCGACCTCCTGCTCCAGCGCGGCGCGGCCCATGTCTACGCCGTCGATGTGGGCCGCGATCAGCTCCACGCCTCCCTACGCCAGGATCCGCGCGTCACGAGCCTGGAGGGGACCGACGCCCGCGCACTCGACCGGGCCGCCATTCCGCTTGCCCCCGCCCTGATGGCGATCGACGTCAGCTTCATCTCGCTCCGCCTCGTCCTGCCGGCCCTGGTGCCGCTGCTCTCGGCGGGCGCGGGCCTCGCCGCGCTGGTCAAGCCGCAATTCGAGGCCGGCCGCGAGCGGATCGGCCGCGGCGGCCTCGTGCGCGACGCGGCGGTGCACGCGGCCGTCTGCGCGGAGATCCGCGCCTGCCTCGAAGGGCTCGGCGTGGCGATCCTCGGGCTCGTCCCCTCCCCCGTGGCGGGCGGCGACGGCAACCGGGAGTTCCTGATCGGCGGCCGTACGGGAGATCGGCGTTGA
- a CDS encoding SOS response-associated peptidase → MCGRFFIARAPEIFRDFYGYPERPNFPARYNVAPTQPVAIVHAEGGERHFRLVRWGFWPGWLKDPKGFPLVINARVETLTEKPTFRGALRHRRCVFLADGFYEWRREGTGRSAVKTPFMIRRADGAPMALAGLWETWAGADGSEIDTAAIVTTGANGTMAAVHDRMPAILAPETIAPWLDTGGVEPGPAASLCRPCPDAWLRLDPVGTRVNDARNDDPSLIEPVGQPRPAPPEPDAPPRRSSDEDAQGALF, encoded by the coding sequence ATGTGCGGACGGTTCTTCATCGCGCGGGCGCCGGAGATCTTCCGGGACTTCTACGGCTATCCGGAGCGGCCGAACTTCCCGGCCCGCTACAACGTGGCGCCGACGCAGCCCGTGGCGATCGTCCACGCCGAGGGCGGCGAGCGGCACTTCCGGCTGGTGCGCTGGGGCTTCTGGCCGGGCTGGCTGAAGGACCCGAAAGGTTTTCCCCTCGTCATCAACGCCCGCGTCGAGACGCTCACCGAGAAGCCGACGTTCCGCGGCGCGCTGCGCCACCGGCGCTGCGTGTTCCTGGCCGACGGGTTCTACGAGTGGCGGCGGGAGGGCACGGGCCGCAGCGCGGTGAAGACCCCGTTCATGATCCGGCGGGCGGACGGCGCGCCGATGGCGCTGGCGGGCCTGTGGGAGACCTGGGCGGGCGCCGACGGGTCGGAGATCGACACGGCGGCGATCGTCACGACGGGCGCCAACGGCACGATGGCAGCGGTGCACGACCGCATGCCGGCGATCCTGGCGCCCGAGACGATCGCGCCCTGGCTCGACACGGGCGGCGTCGAGCCGGGCCCGGCCGCTTCGCTCTGCCGGCCCTGTCCCGACGCGTGGCTGCGCCTCGACCCGGTCGGAACCCGCGTGAACGACGCGCGCAACGACGATCCGAGCCTGATCGAGCCCGTGGGCCAGCCCCGGCCGGCCCCGCCGGAACCCGACGCGCCGCCCCGACGCTCCAGCGACGAGGACGCACAGGGCGCGCTGTTCTAG
- a CDS encoding sensor histidine kinase, translating to MTRPNNPLSERVLILAPLGRDAPIAASLLGEAQIPTVICADLSELHRGLEEGAGMALLTEEAVRTADLGAISRWIEAQPPWSDMPFVLLTGRGGGPEQNPAAARLSGILGNVTFLERPFHPMTLVSVVRTALRGRRRQYEARTRLEELREGESRLKTALTAEKRGAEHQRLLIDELNHRVKNTLATVQSIATQTLRNADTNDEAYASLETRLLALSRAHDVLTRENWEGADLVEVVTQAIAPYRGRNGERFLISGPKVRLCPRMSLAIAMAIQELATNAVKYGALSKEGGAVEIDWAVRNGSEPPRLAFRWTEVGGPSVKPPKRRGFGSRLIERNLARDLDGAVEIDFAPTGVVCTVDAPIT from the coding sequence GTGACGCGGCCCAACAACCCGCTCTCGGAGCGCGTGCTGATCCTTGCCCCGCTCGGCCGCGACGCGCCGATCGCGGCCTCGCTGCTCGGCGAGGCCCAGATCCCGACGGTGATCTGCGCCGACCTGAGCGAGCTTCACCGCGGCCTCGAGGAGGGCGCCGGCATGGCCCTTCTCACCGAGGAGGCGGTGCGCACCGCCGATCTCGGCGCGATCAGCCGCTGGATCGAGGCGCAGCCGCCGTGGTCGGACATGCCCTTCGTGCTGCTGACCGGGCGGGGTGGGGGCCCCGAGCAGAACCCGGCGGCGGCGCGCCTCTCCGGGATCCTCGGCAACGTCACCTTCCTGGAGCGTCCGTTCCATCCGATGACGCTGGTCAGCGTCGTTCGGACGGCCCTGCGCGGGCGCCGCCGCCAGTACGAGGCGCGCACGCGCCTGGAGGAGCTGCGCGAGGGTGAGAGCCGGCTGAAGACCGCCCTGACGGCCGAGAAGCGGGGTGCGGAGCACCAGCGGCTTCTCATCGACGAGTTGAACCACCGGGTGAAGAACACGCTGGCGACCGTGCAGTCGATCGCAACGCAGACGCTGCGCAACGCCGACACCAACGACGAGGCCTACGCCTCCCTGGAGACCCGGCTTTTGGCCCTGTCGCGCGCCCACGACGTGCTGACCCGCGAGAACTGGGAGGGGGCCGATCTCGTCGAGGTCGTGACCCAGGCGATCGCGCCCTACCGGGGCCGCAACGGCGAGCGATTCCTGATATCGGGGCCCAAGGTGCGCCTGTGCCCGCGCATGTCGCTGGCCATCGCCATGGCGATCCAGGAACTGGCCACCAACGCGGTGAAGTACGGCGCGCTCTCGAAGGAGGGCGGCGCGGTGGAGATCGACTGGGCCGTGCGCAACGGGTCCGAGCCGCCGCGCCTCGCCTTCCGCTGGACCGAGGTCGGCGGCCCCTCCGTGAAGCCGCCGAAGCGCCGCGGCTTCGGCTCGCGCCTGATCGAGCGCAACCTCGCCCGCGACCTCGACGGGGCGGTCGAGATCGATTTCGCGCCGACCGGCGTGGTCTGCACCGTGGACGCGCCGATCACGTGA
- a CDS encoding ATPase domain-containing protein, which translates to MSATAGMSDKARTGIAGLDDVLSGGLVRDRLYLLEGSPGTGKTTIALQFLRDGAALGEKTLYITLSETEEELRETATSHGWELDPSITVFELIPPESLLDANQQQSLLYSSDLELGETTRQIFDAVDRVAPSRIVLDSLSEIRLLAGSSLRYRRQILALKHYFARHAITVLMLDDLTADNLDKTVHSVAHGVVRLEELAPDYGAQRRRMRVIKYRGQNFRGGFHDFNIATGGVLVFPRLVSLEHKTGFARERLFSGIPQLDALLGGGIEKGSSALILGPAGTGKSLFAVQYVLAAIARGERAVMYVFDEELGLLFERTRELGYDLKGLCDAGKLLIEQVDAAELSPGEFAHKVRALVDEHAVKTVVIDSLNGYQAAMPQENALVLHVHELLQYLNRQGATTFLTVAQHGLVGDMKAPVDVTYLADTVILLRYFEAFGRVRRAISVVKKRAGAHEDTIREYSIGARGLAIGDPLDGFQGVLRGIPTFVGAERDLARSGHGTGHEDGA; encoded by the coding sequence ATGAGTGCGACGGCCGGTATGTCCGACAAGGCGAGGACCGGTATCGCCGGCCTCGACGACGTTCTCTCCGGCGGCCTCGTGCGGGACCGGCTCTACCTGCTGGAGGGCAGCCCCGGCACCGGCAAGACCACGATCGCGCTGCAATTCCTGCGCGACGGCGCTGCCCTAGGCGAGAAGACCCTCTACATCACCCTCTCGGAGACCGAGGAGGAGCTGCGCGAGACGGCCACCTCGCACGGCTGGGAGCTCGACCCGAGCATCACGGTCTTCGAGCTGATCCCGCCGGAGAGCCTGCTCGACGCCAACCAGCAGCAGAGCCTGCTCTATTCCTCCGATCTCGAACTCGGCGAGACGACCCGGCAGATCTTCGACGCGGTCGATCGCGTGGCACCGTCGCGGATCGTCCTCGACAGCCTGTCGGAGATCCGCCTGCTCGCGGGCTCGTCGCTCCGCTACCGCCGCCAGATCCTGGCGCTGAAGCACTATTTCGCCCGCCACGCGATCACCGTCCTGATGCTCGACGACCTGACGGCGGACAACCTCGACAAGACCGTCCACAGCGTCGCCCACGGCGTCGTCCGGCTGGAGGAGCTGGCGCCCGATTACGGGGCGCAGCGCCGCCGGATGCGGGTCATCAAGTACCGCGGCCAGAACTTCCGCGGCGGATTCCACGATTTCAACATCGCCACCGGCGGCGTGCTGGTCTTCCCGCGGCTCGTCTCACTGGAGCACAAGACGGGCTTTGCCCGCGAGCGCCTCTTCAGCGGCATCCCGCAGCTCGACGCGCTTCTCGGCGGCGGCATCGAGAAGGGTTCGAGCGCCCTGATCCTCGGCCCGGCCGGGACCGGCAAGTCGCTCTTCGCCGTGCAATACGTGCTGGCGGCGATCGCCCGCGGCGAGCGGGCGGTCATGTACGTCTTCGACGAGGAACTGGGGCTCCTGTTCGAACGCACCCGGGAGTTGGGCTACGACCTGAAAGGCCTGTGCGACGCGGGCAAGCTCCTCATCGAGCAGGTCGATGCCGCCGAATTGTCGCCCGGCGAGTTCGCCCACAAGGTGCGCGCCCTGGTCGACGAGCACGCGGTCAAGACCGTGGTGATCGACAGCCTGAACGGCTACCAGGCCGCGATGCCGCAGGAGAACGCCCTCGTCCTGCACGTCCACGAGCTGCTGCAATACCTCAACCGGCAGGGCGCCACGACCTTCCTCACGGTGGCCCAGCACGGCCTCGTCGGCGACATGAAGGCGCCGGTCGACGTCACCTATCTGGCCGACACCGTGATCCTGCTGCGCTATTTCGAGGCGTTCGGCCGGGTCCGGCGGGCGATCTCCGTCGTCAAGAAACGAGCGGGCGCGCACGAGGACACGATTCGCGAATACAGCATCGGCGCGCGCGGTCTCGCGATCGGCGACCCGCTCGACGGCTTCCAGGGCGTGCTGCGTGGGATTCCGACCTTCGTCGGAGCGGAACGCGATCTTGCTCGGTCGGGACACGGGACGGGGCACGAGGACGGAGCGTGA
- a CDS encoding magnesium transporter CorA family protein, with protein sequence MIFIHQPAAGAGQILLERRPLDLQDPIPDDTVWLDMIRPTREEDLKVEAFMGIQVPTREEMKDIEPSELLYVEEGARYMTGRVLSKVSDSEDPGLAGITFILRENRLVTVRYEEPQAFRMYTQRAGRTTGNGPAGITSGESILAGLIEAVIDRAADVLQLQGERIDRLSGKIFEVQDDPSVRNTALQDTLRALGRHGDLISKQRESLVSMERILLSLSATYRTNKAPRELREDVRSTLRDLQSLEEHATFLSTKIQFLLDATLGLVNLEQNNIIKLFSVMAVVFMPPTLIASIYGMNFKAMPELEWPFGYPMAVLMMVVAAVLPYVFFRWKKWL encoded by the coding sequence GTGATCTTCATCCACCAGCCGGCCGCCGGCGCCGGTCAGATCCTGCTCGAACGGCGCCCCCTCGACCTTCAGGACCCGATTCCCGACGACACGGTCTGGCTCGACATGATCCGACCGACCCGGGAGGAGGACCTCAAGGTCGAGGCCTTCATGGGCATCCAGGTGCCGACCCGCGAGGAGATGAAGGACATCGAGCCCTCCGAACTCCTCTACGTCGAGGAGGGCGCCCGCTACATGACGGGCCGGGTGCTGAGCAAGGTGAGCGATTCCGAGGATCCGGGGCTTGCCGGCATCACCTTCATCCTGCGCGAGAACCGCCTCGTCACCGTCCGCTACGAGGAGCCGCAGGCGTTCCGGATGTACACGCAGCGCGCGGGCCGCACGACGGGCAACGGACCGGCCGGGATCACCTCCGGCGAGTCCATCCTCGCCGGGCTGATCGAGGCGGTGATCGACCGGGCGGCGGACGTGCTCCAGCTCCAGGGCGAGCGGATCGACCGGCTCTCGGGCAAGATCTTCGAGGTCCAGGACGACCCGAGCGTGCGCAACACCGCGCTGCAGGACACGCTCCGCGCGCTCGGTCGCCACGGCGACCTGATCTCGAAGCAGCGCGAGAGCCTCGTCTCGATGGAGCGCATCTTGCTCTCGCTCTCGGCGACCTACCGGACAAACAAGGCGCCCCGCGAATTGCGCGAGGACGTGCGCTCGACCTTGCGCGACCTGCAGTCGCTGGAGGAGCACGCGACCTTCCTCTCGACCAAGATCCAGTTCCTCCTCGACGCAACGCTCGGGCTCGTGAACCTCGAGCAGAACAACATCATCAAGTTGTTCTCCGTCATGGCGGTCGTGTTCATGCCGCCGACCCTGATCGCCTCGATCTACGGCATGAACTTCAAAGCAATGCCGGAGCTCGAATGGCCTTTCGGCTACCCGATGGCAGTGCTGATGATGGTTGTCGCGGCCGTGCTCCCCTATGTCTTCTTCCGCTGGAAGAAATGGCTCTGA
- a CDS encoding SDR family NAD(P)-dependent oxidoreductase codes for MAGASRGVGRGIARGLGEAGATVIVTARSSETGARTEMRPEAIEDTAREVDAAGGRGHHYLCDHLSERAVDELIRWVLRRFGRIDVAVSSVWGGNEGFDGTRYPDGTGWGTPFWRRSAEPFGRFLEGGPYAGLLLARAVAPAMVSAKGGLIALVSVDTQHGYLGDLFYDVAKAATNRLALAFAEELRPHGVTALGLSPGHVRTERVRDLGQGDEATESPLYAGRALAALAADPNVAERAGQILHAADLADAYGFTDADGTRPPRLRIDR; via the coding sequence GTGGCGGGGGCCTCGCGGGGCGTCGGGCGCGGCATCGCGCGGGGGCTCGGCGAAGCGGGCGCGACCGTCATCGTGACCGCCCGGTCGAGCGAGACCGGAGCGCGCACCGAGATGCGCCCCGAGGCGATCGAGGACACCGCCCGCGAGGTCGACGCCGCCGGCGGCCGCGGCCACCATTACCTCTGCGACCACCTGAGCGAGCGCGCCGTCGACGAGCTGATCCGCTGGGTGCTGCGCCGCTTCGGCCGGATCGACGTCGCGGTGTCGAGCGTGTGGGGCGGCAACGAGGGCTTCGACGGCACCCGCTACCCGGACGGGACGGGCTGGGGCACGCCGTTCTGGCGCCGCTCCGCCGAGCCGTTCGGCCGCTTCCTCGAAGGCGGCCCCTATGCCGGGCTCCTGCTGGCGCGGGCGGTGGCGCCCGCGATGGTCTCGGCGAAGGGCGGGCTGATCGCCCTCGTCTCCGTCGATACGCAGCACGGCTATCTCGGCGACCTCTTCTACGACGTCGCCAAGGCGGCGACGAACCGGCTGGCGCTCGCCTTCGCCGAGGAGCTGCGGCCGCACGGCGTCACCGCGCTCGGCCTGTCGCCCGGTCACGTGCGCACCGAGCGGGTGCGCGACCTCGGCCAGGGTGACGAGGCCACGGAGAGCCCGCTCTACGCGGGCCGCGCGCTCGCCGCGCTCGCGGCCGACCCGAACGTCGCCGAGCGGGCCGGGCAGATCCTGCACGCCGCCGACCTCGCCGATGCCTACGGCTTCACCGACGCGGACGGAACGCGCCCGCCGCGCCTCCGGATCGACCGATAG
- a CDS encoding enoyl-CoA hydratase-related protein, which translates to MSEPIGIEDHGPVRAITIRRPEKKNAIIGTMYEAMREALVSADAEGSGIGAVLFSGSAGVFTAGNDLADFVAMAEGPFAESPPLRFIRQLARTRTPMVAAVDGIAVGIGTTLTLHCDLVYASPSARFRMPFVELGLVPEAASSYLLPRRVGTLRATEMLMLSEAYDADTAVGLGLANAVIPADMLAEHAMAQAQRLAALPRGAVAATRRLIRGDQAAVEAALEAEAVAFDAQLRSEEAQSAFRAFFARGAGKPKADAAA; encoded by the coding sequence ATGAGCGAGCCGATCGGAATCGAGGATCACGGACCCGTCCGAGCGATCACGATTCGGCGCCCCGAAAAGAAGAACGCGATCATCGGCACGATGTACGAGGCCATGCGCGAGGCGCTGGTCTCGGCCGACGCGGAGGGGTCGGGCATCGGCGCCGTGCTGTTCTCGGGAAGTGCGGGCGTGTTCACGGCGGGCAATGACCTCGCCGACTTCGTCGCCATGGCCGAGGGGCCCTTCGCCGAATCGCCCCCCTTGCGCTTCATCCGGCAGCTCGCCCGCACCCGGACGCCGATGGTGGCGGCCGTCGACGGGATCGCGGTCGGCATCGGCACCACGCTGACCCTCCACTGCGACCTCGTCTACGCGAGCCCGTCCGCGCGCTTCCGGATGCCGTTCGTCGAGCTCGGCCTCGTGCCGGAGGCGGCCTCCAGCTACCTGCTGCCGCGCCGGGTCGGGACCCTGCGCGCCACCGAGATGCTGATGCTGTCGGAGGCCTACGACGCCGACACCGCGGTCGGGCTCGGCCTCGCCAACGCGGTGATCCCGGCCGACATGCTGGCCGAGCACGCGATGGCCCAGGCACAGCGCCTCGCCGCCCTGCCGCGCGGGGCCGTCGCGGCGACCCGCCGGCTGATCCGCGGCGACCAGGCGGCGGTCGAGGCGGCGCTGGAGGCCGAGGCCGTGGCCTTCGACGCGCAGCTCCGCTCCGAGGAGGCGCAGAGCGCCTTCCGGGCCTTCTTCGCGCGCGGGGCCGGGAAGCCCAAAGCGGACGCCGCCGCGTGA
- a CDS encoding acyl-CoA dehydrogenase, producing the protein MSYRAPVAELAFTLRHVAGLEAALAGSGQGDLTLEDAQAVLEEAGRLAGAVLAPLNRVGDRHGTPLNDGGITTPPGWREAYRTFVEGGWNGLSAPESHGGQGLPHLLNAACTEMWNGANLAFSLCPLLTAGGIEAVEKHGSEALKAAYLEKLVSGEWTATMNLTEPQAGSDLALLRTRAEANGDGSYRITGAKIYITYGEHDLTDNILHLVLARLKDAPAGTRGISLFLVPKVLPDGSRNDLRCSGIEHKLGIHASPTCSMAFGDGGGATGWLIGEENRGLACMFTMMNSARLGVGLQGVAVAEAATQKALAYAQERRQGRAPGAGEGGASPIIAHADVQRMLLTMKAQTAAARGICYLTAAALDAARGSEGQDAYDRASLLTPVAKAFSTDIANEVTSLGVQVHGGMGFVEETGAAQLMRDARILAIYEGTNGIQALDLVGRKLPLNGGATVRAQIAAMREIAEGVLRDNSPAFGHTAARLRAAIESLDRATSFALRALGSNRPEEALAVATPYLRLFGLAQGGACLAKAALAASAAIRAGETDPAHRARIALARFFAENLATASGGLEQSVVDGGGFVQDAKIALAS; encoded by the coding sequence ATGAGCTACCGCGCACCCGTGGCCGAGCTGGCCTTCACCCTGCGCCACGTGGCGGGGCTCGAGGCGGCGCTCGCCGGATCCGGGCAGGGCGACCTCACGCTGGAGGATGCGCAGGCCGTGCTGGAGGAGGCGGGCCGCCTCGCCGGCGCCGTGCTCGCCCCCCTCAACCGCGTCGGCGACCGCCACGGCACTCCGCTCAACGACGGCGGCATCACCACGCCGCCGGGCTGGCGGGAGGCCTATCGCACCTTCGTCGAGGGCGGCTGGAACGGGCTCAGCGCGCCGGAGAGCCACGGCGGACAGGGGCTCCCCCACCTCCTCAACGCCGCCTGCACCGAGATGTGGAACGGCGCCAACCTCGCCTTCAGCCTCTGCCCCCTGCTGACCGCCGGCGGCATCGAGGCGGTGGAGAAGCACGGCTCGGAGGCGCTGAAGGCCGCCTATCTCGAGAAGCTCGTCTCGGGCGAGTGGACGGCGACCATGAACCTGACCGAGCCGCAGGCGGGCTCCGACCTCGCCCTGCTGCGGACCCGCGCCGAGGCGAACGGCGACGGCAGCTATCGGATCACCGGCGCCAAGATCTACATCACCTACGGCGAGCACGACCTCACCGACAACATCCTGCACCTCGTGCTGGCTCGCCTGAAGGACGCGCCGGCCGGCACGCGCGGCATCTCGCTGTTCCTCGTGCCGAAGGTGCTGCCGGACGGGAGCCGCAACGACCTGCGCTGCTCCGGCATCGAGCACAAGCTCGGCATCCACGCCTCGCCCACCTGCTCGATGGCCTTCGGAGACGGCGGCGGCGCCACGGGCTGGCTGATCGGCGAGGAGAACCGGGGCCTCGCCTGCATGTTCACGATGATGAACAGCGCCCGGCTCGGCGTCGGCCTGCAGGGCGTGGCCGTGGCCGAGGCGGCCACCCAGAAGGCGCTCGCCTACGCGCAGGAGCGCCGCCAGGGCAGGGCGCCGGGCGCGGGCGAGGGCGGCGCGAGCCCGATCATCGCGCATGCCGACGTGCAGCGCATGCTCCTGACCATGAAGGCCCAGACCGCGGCCGCGCGCGGCATCTGCTACCTGACCGCGGCGGCGCTCGACGCGGCGCGGGGGTCCGAGGGGCAGGATGCCTACGACCGGGCTTCGCTCCTGACCCCGGTCGCCAAGGCCTTCTCGACGGACATCGCCAACGAGGTGACCTCTCTCGGCGTTCAGGTTCATGGCGGCATGGGCTTCGTCGAGGAGACCGGTGCCGCCCAGCTCATGCGCGATGCCCGCATCCTCGCGATCTACGAGGGCACCAACGGCATCCAGGCGCTCGACCTCGTCGGCCGCAAGCTGCCATTGAACGGCGGCGCCACGGTGCGGGCCCAGATCGCTGCGATGCGCGAGATCGCCGAGGGCGTGCTCCGGGACAACAGCCCCGCCTTCGGCCACACGGCGGCGCGGCTGCGGGCTGCGATCGAGAGCCTCGATCGGGCGACGAGCTTCGCCCTGAGGGCGCTCGGCTCCAACCGGCCGGAGGAGGCGCTGGCGGTCGCGACCCCGTATCTGCGCCTGTTCGGGCTGGCGCAGGGCGGCGCCTGCCTCGCCAAGGCGGCGCTCGCCGCGAGCGCGGCGATCCGGGCTGGCGAGACGGATCCGGCCCATCGCGCCCGGATCGCGCTGGCGCGGTTCTTCGCGGAGAACCTCGCCACCGCGTCGGGTGGGCTGGAACAGAGCGTCGTCGACGGCGGCGGCTTCGTTCAGGACGCCAAGATTGCGCTGGCGAGCTGA
- a CDS encoding L-threonylcarbamoyladenylate synthase, with protein MPAECSSGTTRRLRGDAAGIAEAARLLARGDLVAFPTETVYGLGADATDAVAVARIFAAKERPRFNPLIAHLPDTATARAEGDFDAAASRLAEAFWPGPLTLVVPAHEQTSVCDLARAGLASLALRVPASALAQDLLARVGRPIAAPSANRSGRVSPTSAAHVLGDLDGRAAAVLDGGATPVGLESTVIACLGGKPRLLRPGGVPREAIRAVLGTELLDAEADSVERPVGPGLLASHYAPRARVRLDAERIEPGEAALLFGPDSLPGLVDARAVINLSQQGDPAEAAARLFAALRDLDASGAAVIAVARVPMADLGEAINDRLRRAAAPR; from the coding sequence ATGCCCGCTGAATGCTCGTCCGGGACGACGCGCCGCCTGCGCGGCGACGCGGCCGGCATCGCCGAGGCCGCGCGGCTCCTCGCCCGCGGCGATCTCGTCGCCTTCCCGACCGAGACGGTCTACGGCCTCGGTGCCGACGCGACCGACGCGGTTGCCGTGGCCCGGATCTTCGCGGCCAAGGAGCGCCCGCGCTTCAACCCGCTGATCGCGCATCTGCCGGACACGGCGACTGCCCGCGCCGAGGGGGATTTCGACGCGGCCGCTTCGCGCCTCGCCGAGGCGTTCTGGCCCGGGCCCCTGACGCTCGTCGTGCCGGCGCACGAGCAAACTTCGGTCTGCGATCTCGCCCGCGCGGGCTTGGCGAGCCTCGCGCTGCGGGTGCCGGCGAGCGCGCTCGCGCAGGATCTTCTCGCCCGGGTCGGGCGGCCGATCGCCGCGCCGTCGGCCAACCGTTCAGGCCGCGTCAGCCCGACCAGCGCCGCGCACGTGCTGGGTGATCTCGACGGCCGGGCGGCCGCGGTGCTCGACGGCGGCGCGACGCCGGTCGGCCTCGAGTCGACGGTGATCGCCTGCCTCGGCGGGAAGCCGCGCCTGCTCCGGCCGGGCGGCGTGCCGCGAGAGGCGATCCGCGCGGTTCTGGGCACGGAACTGCTCGACGCCGAGGCCGACTCGGTCGAGCGCCCGGTCGGCCCAGGGCTGCTCGCCTCCCACTACGCGCCGCGGGCGCGGGTGCGCCTCGATGCCGAGCGAATCGAGCCGGGTGAGGCCGCGCTCCTGTTCGGGCCGGACTCGCTGCCGGGCCTCGTCGACGCGCGCGCCGTCATCAATCTCAGCCAGCAGGGCGATCCGGCCGAGGCAGCCGCCCGCCTGTTCGCGGCCCTGCGCGATCTCGACGCCTCGGGCGCGGCGGTGATCGCGGTGGCGCGGGTGCCGATGGCGGACCTCGGCGAGGCCATCAACGATCGCCTCAGAAGGGCTGCCGCGCCTCGGTAG
- the wrbA gene encoding NAD(P)H:quinone oxidoreductase → MAKVLVLYYSSWGHVEQLAQAAAEGAREAGAEVSVKRVPELVPEEVAKQFHYKLDQAAPIADPNELGDYDAIIFGTPTRYGNMAAQMKQFIDQTGGLWAAGKLVGKVGSVFTSTASQHGGQETTLTSFHTVLLHHGMVIVGLPYAFPGLNGVEAVKGGTPYGATTIADGDGSRQPSQVELDGARFQGRHVAQIAAKLAG, encoded by the coding sequence ATGGCGAAGGTTCTGGTGCTGTACTACTCGTCCTGGGGCCACGTGGAGCAGCTCGCGCAGGCGGCTGCCGAGGGCGCGCGCGAGGCGGGTGCCGAAGTCAGCGTGAAGCGCGTGCCCGAGCTGGTACCCGAGGAGGTCGCCAAGCAGTTCCATTACAAGCTCGATCAGGCGGCCCCGATCGCGGATCCGAACGAACTCGGCGACTACGACGCGATCATCTTCGGCACGCCGACCCGCTACGGCAACATGGCGGCGCAGATGAAGCAGTTCATCGACCAGACCGGCGGTCTGTGGGCCGCGGGCAAGCTCGTCGGCAAGGTCGGATCGGTCTTCACCTCGACGGCGTCCCAGCATGGCGGCCAGGAGACCACCCTGACGAGCTTCCACACCGTGCTCCTGCATCACGGCATGGTGATCGTCGGCCTGCCCTACGCCTTCCCGGGTCTCAACGGCGTCGAGGCGGTGAAGGGCGGCACGCCCTACGGCGCGACGACGATCGCGGACGGCGACGGCAGCCGTCAGCCGAGCCAGGTCGAGCTCGACGGCGCCCGCTTCCAGGGCCGCCACGTGGCGCAGATCGCCGCGAAGCTCGCGGGCTGA